A part of Aegilops tauschii subsp. strangulata cultivar AL8/78 chromosome 2, Aet v6.0, whole genome shotgun sequence genomic DNA contains:
- the LOC109766113 gene encoding aquaporin PIP1-3/PIP1-4 yields the protein MEGKEEDVRLGANKYSERQPIGTAAQGSEDKDYKEPPPAPLFEPGELKSWSFYRAGIAEFMATFLFLYVTILTVMGYSGAASKCATVGIQGIAWSFGGMIFALVYCTAGISGGHINPAVTFGLFLARKLSLTRAVFYIIMQCLGAICGAGVVKGFQQGLYMGNGGGANVVAPGYTKGSGLGAEIIGTFVLVYTVFSATDAKRNARDSHVPILAPLPIGFAVFLVHLATIPITGTGINPARSLGAAIIYNREHAWSDHWIFWVGPFIGAALAAVYHQVVIRAIPFKTKS from the exons ATGGAGGGCAAGGAGGAGGACGTGCGGCTCGGGGCGAACAAGTACTCGGAGCGTCAGCCCATCGGCACGGCGGCGCAGGGGTCCGAGGACAAGGACTACAAGGAGCCCCCGCCGGCGCCGCTTTTCGAGCCCGGCGAGCTCAAGTCCTGGTCCTTCTACCGCGCCGGCATCGCCGAGTTCATGGCCACCTTCCTCTTCCTCTACGTCACCATCCTCACCGTGATGGGGTACAGCGGCGCCGCCTCCAAGTGCGCCACCGTCGGCATCCAGGGCATCGCCTGGTCCTTCGGCGGCATGATCTTCGCCCTCGTCTACTGCACCGCCGGCATCTCCG GCGGGCACATCAACCCGGCGGTGACCTTCGGGCTGTTCCTGGCGAGGAAGCTGTCGCTGACCCGGGCGGTGTTCTACATCATCATGCAGTGCCTGGGCGCCATCTGCGGCGCCGGCGTGGTGAAGGGGTTCCAGCAGGGCCTGTACAtgggcaacggcggcggcgccAACGTGGTGGCGCCCGGCTACACCAAGGGCTCCGGCCTCGGCGCCGAGATCATCGGCACCTTCGTCCTCGTCTACACCGTCTTCTCCGCCACCGACGCCAAGAGGAACGCCAGGGACTCCCACGTTCCC ATCCTCGCCCCGCTGCCAATCGGGTTCGCCGTGTTCCTGGTCCACCTGGCCACCATCCCCATCACCGGCACCGGCATCAACCCGGCGAGGAGCCTCGGCGCGGCCATCATCTACAACAGGGAGCACGCCTGGTCAGACCAC TGGATCTTCTGGGTCGGCCCCTTCATCGGcgccgcgctcgccgccgtcTACCACCAGGTGGTCATCAGAGCGATCCCGTTCAAGACCAAGTCCTAA